The proteins below come from a single Dermatophagoides farinae isolate YC_2012a chromosome 7, ASM2471394v1, whole genome shotgun sequence genomic window:
- the LOC124497279 gene encoding prostatic acid phosphatase has translation MDYYSIHHQYIILAVLLLWPVAIVLARTFNEPKELELKSVHVLMRHGDRTPTHFYPNDPFQDVEKYWPEGLGELNDRGRLRIHFAGEYYRKIYDKFLRQTNGWPQHCLSSPAHRAQETAILFMESFLNDTKIACEIYTDGKMLSTGEKCPLHDRVWLQQMNTKMVKNYLDSKRDYIDYLSTKTGQDYWSKESYTLRNMEFLATTLEIERDEYRLSVPDWVQNQTIIEQLNDMKHHAFWYDWQPHEIQKLRIGLLLNNITEHIRTLMMINDDDNGEKNDHQRFFLYSAHDVNQVILLQSLGLYEQIDRQPPSYSSGIVFEHYQTVSSSMTKETKHFIRIIYRQILNKNPILPNNNQTMTFNVSDQILTMDSCHSSSQMKFNNIDDHNEFCPFEKFIKFTQPLLITNENDWYNECYESNHIVDHIMANQSMIIITLIFTIMMTKYYSVI, from the coding sequence atggattattattcaattcatcatcaatatatcatTCTAGctgtgttattattatggccagTGGCCATTGTTCTGGCACGAACATTCAATGAACCAAAAGAATTGGAATTAAAATCAGTTCATGTTCTAATGCGTCATGGTGATCGTACGCCTACACATTTCTACCCAAATGATCCATTTCAAGATGTGGAAAAATATTGGCCCGAAGGTTTAGGTGAATTAAATGATCGTGGACGTTTACGTATCCATTTTGCTGGTGAATATTATCGTAAAAtttatgataaatttttacgCCAAACAAATGGTTGGCCACAacattgtttatcatcaccGGCACATCGTGCACAAGAAACGGCAATATTATTTATGGAAAGTTTTCTTAATGATACAAAAATTGCTTGTGAAATCTATACAGATGGTAAAATGTTATCCACTGGTGAAAAATGTCCCCTTCATGATCGTGTTTGGTTACAACAGATGAATACAAAAATGGTTAAAAATTATCTTGATTCCAAACGagattatattgattatttgtcCACAAAAACTGGTCAAGATTATTGGTCCAAAGAATCATATACATTAAGAAATATGGAATTTTTAGCAACAACATTAGAAATAGAACGTGATGAATATCGATTATCAGTACCGGATTGGGtgcaaaatcaaacaatcattgaacaattgaatgatatgAAACATCATGCATTCTGGTATGATTGGCAACCACATGAAATACAAAAACTTCGTATTGGATTATTGTTGAACAATATTACTGAACATATTCGtacattaatgatgatcaatgatgatgataatggtgaaaaaaatgatcatcaacgtttttttctttattcagcACATGATGTTAATCAGGTAATTTTACTTCAATCACTTGGATTAtatgaacaaattgatcGTCAACCACCATCATATAGTTCGGGTATTGTTTTTGAACATTATCAAACCGTATCATCATCTATGaccaaagaaacaaaacattttataCGTATAATTTATCGAcaaattttaaacaaaaatccaatcttaccaaataataatcaaacaatgacATTCAATGTTTCCGATCAAATATTAACAATGGATTCTTGTCATTCTTCTAgccaaatgaaattcaataacattgatgatcataatgaattttgtccatttgaaaaattcattaaatttacACAACCATTATTGAtaacgaatgaaaatgattggtATAATGAATGTTATGAATCGAATCATATTGTTGATCATATTATGgccaatcaatcgatgataattataactTTGATATTCACCATTATGATGACCAAATATTATTCTgtaatataa
- the LOC124496538 gene encoding uncharacterized protein LOC124496538, producing the protein MAININDYMPSLESIFKILKWILLVSNGLVIIGSIFVLISGRDLGEPEFRNNHRVLIFACIMVILFCMLGVIGVWRKHFPLVLTYAILMTIALMLEIAELSKEDVGSFFASSAIVLCAYVYAFLIRHYEKQEEMKRVFSHQTAKI; encoded by the coding sequence atggccatcaaTATTAATGATTATATGCCATCATTGGAATCAATATTCAAGATATTAAAATGGATATTACTTGTATCGAATGGTCTTGTTATAATTGGTTCAATATTTGTATTGATTAGTGGCCGTGATCTTGGTGAACCGGAATTTCGTAATAATCATCGTGTATTAATATTTGCTTGTATTATGGTCATATTATTCTGTATGTTGGGCGTTATTGGTGTTTGGCGTAAACATTTTCCATTGGTATTGACATATGCAATATTAATGACAATTGCATTAATGTTGGAAATAGCTGAATTATCTAAAGAGGATGTTGGATCATTTTTTGCATCATCAGCCATAGTTTTATGTGCATATGTTTATGCTTTTCTTATTCGTCATTATGAAAAACAGGAAGAAATGAAACGAGTTTTCTCTCATCAAACGGCTAAAATCTag
- the LOC124496865 gene encoding tyrosine-protein kinase Src-2-like isoform X1 → MFKLISKMGCISPKPIKHPKKPLPTIPNNINNQQSEQQQSQQSQQQQQQQLIITTNDMDSNQQQQQNDEKQQQQQQQPQSHSQQQQNPYLKATSNRTNSISMINNKNSICESNKTATTTTTATTTTTTSGSNKLSGSNKKSIFSAITNLNSSSSSSSSSSAATANSSSSSSAAPLLNGRKESIGFSHNRTLPTPMNNVTNHNVTATTNNNNANTSISSYNHIHHSHHNHQQQQQQQQHQHQQQQQQQQQQNSQKIVIALYAYESRDEGELSFEKNEKLVILDDTEPDWWLAYKLTQPERKGYIPMNFVVSNVIETEEWFFSKISRREAERLLLFGDYPRGTFLIRNSEQDPGCFSLSVRDFDAMKLNHVKHYKIQTKSNGDFFITSRRSFLKLQDLVEHYSMASNGLCFRLTKSCPKVARAVVGPSVRSDEIDRRDLRLIRELGSGNFGKVFYGLYRGQTQVAIKTLKPGSMSVSAFLQEAAIMRRYRHEKLVPLYGVCSTGKSQPLLIVTEYMSKGSLLNYLRDHPESSSLTIIDLIDMSSQIASGMAYLEKVKLVHRDLAARNCLVGDNRVVKVADFGLARIIEEDYYIAQVGAKFPIKWTAPEAASKGKFTSKSDVWSFGILLYELITKGQVPYPGMSNRDVLEQVDRGYRMPKPKNVDCPNSLYQIMLQCWEKDPEKRPTFEYLYSYFDDFFVATEPRYRDADDFSQQQQQQQQYETHKIQLQPQQQQQQHHHNNCNCNSNNNNNSNNNYNNNNNHHNHQNKQQIQ, encoded by the exons atgtttaaattAATATCAAAAATGGGCTGTATATCACCCAAACCGATAAAACATCCAAAAAAACCATTGCCAACAATACcgaataatattaataatcaacaatcagaacaacaacaatcgcaACAatcgcaacaacaacaacaacaacaattaattaTAACTACAAATGATATGgattcaaatcaacaacagcaacaaaatgatgaaaaacaacaacaacaacaacaacaaccgcaATCGCAttcgcaacaacaacagaatccaTATCTAAAAGCAACATCAAATCgtacaaattcaatttcaatgataaataataaaaattctatatgtgaatcaaataaaacagcaacaacaacaacaacagcgacaacgacaacaacaacaagtggtTCGAATAAATTATCAGGTAGTAATAagaaatcaatattttcagcaattacaaatttaaattcatcatcatcatcatcatcatcatcatcagcggCAACAgcgaattcatcatcatcatcatctgcagCGCCATTATTGAATGGCCGTAAAGAATCCATTGGATTTTCACATAATCGTACATTACCGACACCAATGAATAATGTAACCAATCACAATGTTACCGcaaccaccaacaacaacaacgcaaacacatcaatttcatcatataatcatattcatcattcacatcataatcatcaacaacagcaacaacaacaacaacatcaacatcaacaacaacaacaacaacaacagcaacagaatagtcaaaaaattgttataGCATTATATGCATATGAAAGTCGTGATGAAGgtgaattatcatttgaaaagaatgaaaaattagtCATATTGGATGATACAGAACCGGATTGGTGGCTAGCATATAAACTAACACAACCAGAACGTAAAGGTTATATACCGATGAATTTTGTCGTATCGAATGTAATTGAAACGGAagaatggtttttttcaaaaatatcaCGTCGTGAAGCTGaacgtttattattatttggtgaTTATCCACGTGGTACATTTTTAATTCGTAATAGTGAACAAGATCCAG GATGCTTCTCGCTTTCGGTTCGAGATTTTGAtgcaatgaaattgaatcatgtTAAACATTATAAAATTCAAACCAAATCGAatggtgattttttcattacatcaagacgttcatttttaaaattacaGGACCTAGTTGAACATTATTCAATGGCCAGTAATGGGCTATGTTTTCGTCTTACGAAATCATGTCCAAAAGTGGCACGTGCTGTTGTTGGACCATCCGTACGATCGGATGAAATTGATCGTCGTGACCTACGACTTATACGTGAACTTGGTTCCGGTAATTTTGGTAAAGTTTTCTATGGCCTTTATCGTGGCCAAACACAAGTTgcaataaaaacattgaaacctGGTTCAATGTCTGTATCGGCATTTCTGCAGGAAGCGGCAATAATGCGTCGTTATCGTCATGAAAAATTAGTACCATTATATGGTGTTTGTTCAACTGGTAAGT cacAACCATTATTGATCGTTACGGAATACATGTCAAAAggatcattattgaattatttacGTGATCATccggaatcatcatcattaacgataatcgatttgattgatatgtCATCACAGATTGCATCCGGTATGGCATATTTGGAAAAAGTAAAACTAGTTCATCGTGATCTGGCTGCACGTAATTGTTTGGTTGGTGATAATCGTGTTGTGAAAGTTGCCGATTTTGGTTTGGCTAGAATTATTGAAGAAGATTATTATATTGCACAAGTTGGTGCaaaatttccaataaaaTGGACAGCACCAGAAGCGGCTAGTAAAGGAAAATTTACAAGCAAATCTGATGTATGGTCATTTGGTATACTGTTATATGAATTAATAACCAAAGGACAGGTACCATATCCCGGTATGAGTAATCGTGATGTATTGGAACAAGTGGATCGTGGTTATCGAATGCCTAAAccaaaaaatgttgattgtCCAAATTCTTTATATCAAATAATGTTACAATGTTGGGAAAAGGATCCAGAAAAACGGCCAACATTTGAATATCTTTATagttattttgatgatttttttgtggcCACTGAACCACGTTATCGGGATGCTGATGATttttctcaacaacaacaacaacagcaacaatatgAAACGCATAAAATACAATTACAaccgcaacaacaacaacaacaacaccaccacaacaactGCAActgcaacagcaacaacaacaacaacagcaacaacaattacaacaacaacaacaaccaccacaatcaccaaaacaaacaacaaatccaATAA
- the LOC124496866 gene encoding uncharacterized protein LOC124496866, with the protein MKYSIIIIVSISILVSIIGDHIVHCVYGDGTIIVQNFTSKIVDNDESSTSTSDNDNDNDGTENSETFIGSGGLNSALTSSLMFPQQHQQQQQLQQPQLQQPQLSLSMPFTYQTQTFSDNTTNTDKDRTLIIPAPGSSTGFVCPTPFGRFRYELCEYYYVCFFGYPFLIKCHPAKRFDIRVKMCVSWQQAYCQDVIATIGPPAPIPPGEPPMLPTIIPQQPKPFIMQPIRTRPPPIRRPPNGFFRPPPPPPQQFPHISHIPHIPQIPQYPQYPRPPYIPTMSGIPNGMPAMPMIPQLPTVSGVPMLPGIMKDQHQPIMGDMNNNNQQMEFPMNNQIFNGNNQCPPPSSSNRVGKKLVHHHQVDNNNNTLNDTTNLNERSFGLLFGNNNNNNGDDNDGDDGDKNDIIWC; encoded by the coding sequence atgaaatattcaatcatcatcattgttagcATATCGATATTAGTATCGATAATTGGTGATCATATTGTTCACTGTGTTTATGGTGATGGTACGATAATTGTGCAGAATTTTACATCAAAAATTGTGGACAATGATGAAAGTAGCACCAGCACTAgcgacaatgataatgataatgatggaacaGAAAATTCTGAAACTTTTATCGGTTCCGGTGGCTTGAATTCAgcattaacatcatcactAATGTttccacaacaacatcaacaacaacaacaattacaacagCCACAATTACAACAGccacaattatcattatcaatgccGTTTACatatcaaacacaaacattttcAGATAATACCACAAATACAGATAAAGATCGTACTCTGATTATCCCAGCTCCAGGTTCCAGCACTGGTTTTGTTTGTCCAACACCTTTTGGTCGATTTCGTTATGAACTTtgtgaatattattatgtgtgtttttttggctatccatttttaatcaaatgtCATCCGGCTAAAAGATTTGATATACGTGTTAAAATGTGTGTATCATGGCAACAGGCATACTGTCAGGATGTTATTGCAACGATTGGACCACCAGCACCAATACCGCCTGGTGAACCACCAATGTTACCAACGATAATACCACAGCAGCCAAAACCTTTTATTATGCAACCAATTCGTACACGACCGCCACCAATAAGACGACCACCAAACGGATTTTTtagaccaccaccaccaccaccacaacaattTCCACATATATCACATATTCCACATATTCCACAAATACCACAATATCCACAATATCCAAGACCACCATATATTCCAACAATGTCTGGCATACCAAATGGAATGCCTGCAATGCCTATGATACCGCAATTGCCAACCGTTTCCGGTGTACCAATGTTACCTGGCATAATGAAAGATCAACATCAACCAATAATGGGCgatatgaacaacaacaatcaacaaatggaatttccaatgaataatcaaatattcaatggcaataatcaatgtccaccaccatcatcatcgaatcgtGTGGGTAAAAAActtgtccatcatcatcaagtggataacaataataatacattGAACGATACTACTAATCTAAATGAACGATCATTTGGTCTTTTATTtggtaacaataataataataatggtgatgataatgatggtgatgatggtgataaaaatgatattatctggtgttga
- the LOC124496570 gene encoding uncharacterized protein LOC124496570 yields the protein MKKIEIYRCRTHNNQLHHRHDLSMKFITIMIVIITMIMMMMMTVSAEPQEKKGLFSQMNNWFAKLRGNKDQNNQQNQQDDQKKDEKKEDVTTIRPPMPMGPAAMYPPMPMYGMAAGPAFGPPFAGMVSGGPPMFHSPMTAMSTHQFAAHHHPPAPPPPRHMMHVGPSHTHGFGPFIGGSGGPIFSPYSQPSHLMPIHNDFGDTYGSYGGPYSSEPNDPTETFQGGGPMLGGGGGGPGGHPHHHHHHHHHLSGSNADSMSDSAPGSSSYDDQYNK from the exons atgaagaaaattgaaatttatcgTTGTCGTactcataataatcaacttcatcatcgtcatgatttatcaatgaaatttataaCCATcatgattgtcatcattacaatgataatgatgatgatgatgaccgtaTCGGCTGAAccacaagagaaaaaaggtCTATTTTCACAGATGAATAATTGGTTCGCTAAATTACGTGGTAATAAagatcaaaataatcaacagaatcaacaggatgatcagaaaaaagatgagaaaaaagaagatgTAACAACGATACGTCCACCAATGCCAATGGGACCAGCTGCAATGTATCCACCGATGCCAATGTATGGTATGGCAGCTGGACCTGCATTTGGTCCACCATTTGCTGGTATGGTTTCCGGTGGACCACCAATGTTTCATAGTCCAATGACAGCAATGTCTACACATCAATTTGCtgcacatcatcatccaccagcaccaccaccaccaagaCATATGATGCATGTTGGTCCATCACATACACATGGTTTTGGTCCATTTATTGGTGGTTCTGGTGGGCCAATATTTTCACCATATTCACAGCCATCACATCTTATGCC cattcataatgattttgGTGATACATATGGTTCATATGGTGGTCCATATTCAAGTGAACCAAATGATCCAACTGAAACATTCCAAGGTGGTGGTCCAATGttaggtggtggtggtggtggtcccGGTGGACATccacatcaccatcatcatcatcatcatcatctttctGGTTCAAATGCCGATTCAATGAGCGATTCGGCTCCTGGTTCATCTAgctatgatgatcaatacaataaatga
- the LOC124496865 gene encoding tyrosine-protein kinase Src-2-like isoform X2 has product MFKLISKMGCISPKPIKHPKKPLPTIPNNINNQQSEQQQSQQSQQQQQQQLIITTNDMDSNQQQQQNDEKQQQQQQQPQSHSQQQQNPYLKATSNRTNSISMINNKNSICESNKTATTTTTATTTTTTSGSNKLSGSNKKSIFSAITNLNSSSSSSSSSSAATANSSSSSSAAPLLNGRKESIGFSHNRTLPTPMNNVTNHNVTATTNNNNANTSISSYNHIHHSHHNHQQQQQQQQHQHQQQQQQQQQQNSQKIVIALYAYESRDEGELSFEKNEKLVILDDTEPDWWLAYKLTQPERKGYIPMNFVVSNVIETEEWFFSKISRREAERLLLFGDYPRGTFLIRNSEQDPGCFSLSVRDFDAMKLNHVKHYKIQTKSNGDFFITSRRSFLKLQDLVEHYSMASNGLCFRLTKSCPKVARAVVGPSVRSDEIDRRDLRLIRELGSGNFGKVFYGLYRGQTQVAIKTLKPGSMSVSAFLQEAAIMRRYRHEKLVPLYGVCSTAQPLLIVTEYMSKGSLLNYLRDHPESSSLTIIDLIDMSSQIASGMAYLEKVKLVHRDLAARNCLVGDNRVVKVADFGLARIIEEDYYIAQVGAKFPIKWTAPEAASKGKFTSKSDVWSFGILLYELITKGQVPYPGMSNRDVLEQVDRGYRMPKPKNVDCPNSLYQIMLQCWEKDPEKRPTFEYLYSYFDDFFVATEPRYRDADDFSQQQQQQQQYETHKIQLQPQQQQQQHHHNNCNCNSNNNNNSNNNYNNNNNHHNHQNKQQIQ; this is encoded by the exons atgtttaaattAATATCAAAAATGGGCTGTATATCACCCAAACCGATAAAACATCCAAAAAAACCATTGCCAACAATACcgaataatattaataatcaacaatcagaacaacaacaatcgcaACAatcgcaacaacaacaacaacaacaattaattaTAACTACAAATGATATGgattcaaatcaacaacagcaacaaaatgatgaaaaacaacaacaacaacaacaacaaccgcaATCGCAttcgcaacaacaacagaatccaTATCTAAAAGCAACATCAAATCgtacaaattcaatttcaatgataaataataaaaattctatatgtgaatcaaataaaacagcaacaacaacaacaacagcgacaacgacaacaacaacaagtggtTCGAATAAATTATCAGGTAGTAATAagaaatcaatattttcagcaattacaaatttaaattcatcatcatcatcatcatcatcatcatcagcggCAACAgcgaattcatcatcatcatcatctgcagCGCCATTATTGAATGGCCGTAAAGAATCCATTGGATTTTCACATAATCGTACATTACCGACACCAATGAATAATGTAACCAATCACAATGTTACCGcaaccaccaacaacaacaacgcaaacacatcaatttcatcatataatcatattcatcattcacatcataatcatcaacaacagcaacaacaacaacaacatcaacatcaacaacaacaacaacaacaacagcaacagaatagtcaaaaaattgttataGCATTATATGCATATGAAAGTCGTGATGAAGgtgaattatcatttgaaaagaatgaaaaattagtCATATTGGATGATACAGAACCGGATTGGTGGCTAGCATATAAACTAACACAACCAGAACGTAAAGGTTATATACCGATGAATTTTGTCGTATCGAATGTAATTGAAACGGAagaatggtttttttcaaaaatatcaCGTCGTGAAGCTGaacgtttattattatttggtgaTTATCCACGTGGTACATTTTTAATTCGTAATAGTGAACAAGATCCAG GATGCTTCTCGCTTTCGGTTCGAGATTTTGAtgcaatgaaattgaatcatgtTAAACATTATAAAATTCAAACCAAATCGAatggtgattttttcattacatcaagacgttcatttttaaaattacaGGACCTAGTTGAACATTATTCAATGGCCAGTAATGGGCTATGTTTTCGTCTTACGAAATCATGTCCAAAAGTGGCACGTGCTGTTGTTGGACCATCCGTACGATCGGATGAAATTGATCGTCGTGACCTACGACTTATACGTGAACTTGGTTCCGGTAATTTTGGTAAAGTTTTCTATGGCCTTTATCGTGGCCAAACACAAGTTgcaataaaaacattgaaacctGGTTCAATGTCTGTATCGGCATTTCTGCAGGAAGCGGCAATAATGCGTCGTTATCGTCATGAAAAATTAGTACCATTATATGGTGTTTGTTCAACTG cacAACCATTATTGATCGTTACGGAATACATGTCAAAAggatcattattgaattatttacGTGATCATccggaatcatcatcattaacgataatcgatttgattgatatgtCATCACAGATTGCATCCGGTATGGCATATTTGGAAAAAGTAAAACTAGTTCATCGTGATCTGGCTGCACGTAATTGTTTGGTTGGTGATAATCGTGTTGTGAAAGTTGCCGATTTTGGTTTGGCTAGAATTATTGAAGAAGATTATTATATTGCACAAGTTGGTGCaaaatttccaataaaaTGGACAGCACCAGAAGCGGCTAGTAAAGGAAAATTTACAAGCAAATCTGATGTATGGTCATTTGGTATACTGTTATATGAATTAATAACCAAAGGACAGGTACCATATCCCGGTATGAGTAATCGTGATGTATTGGAACAAGTGGATCGTGGTTATCGAATGCCTAAAccaaaaaatgttgattgtCCAAATTCTTTATATCAAATAATGTTACAATGTTGGGAAAAGGATCCAGAAAAACGGCCAACATTTGAATATCTTTATagttattttgatgatttttttgtggcCACTGAACCACGTTATCGGGATGCTGATGATttttctcaacaacaacaacaacagcaacaatatgAAACGCATAAAATACAATTACAaccgcaacaacaacaacaacaacaccaccacaacaactGCAActgcaacagcaacaacaacaacaacagcaacaacaattacaacaacaacaacaaccaccacaatcaccaaaacaaacaacaaatccaATAA
- the LOC124496361 gene encoding uncharacterized protein LOC124496361 yields MDNNHRQNMLKQQPQQQQSLSVNHLINKICCSIINRLQKSLHCVSSSIQELHQLSDGHVLSELIELFEDIVIIRASNHHECLYGNESQKQQQQQQRSKPLQRQKNQNNIDYVEQWLQIEGIRIDAKRSIRELFAEMERGQRELNGFFQYYNQMSHDSSTSTSDFELLIRNQQNTIYERSIAYIATLCYAIITIFIRYDHIFRTFIADYNFKVYDDELLHILFYTKWKLTEEELLLKDLEYMHLKDHCDLLELQLRQMKIQQQQQQQQQQQQQLRIMSEIPETINQNVNMKMMSSAEIRGDNSNQSSLLTISSLNELDLVDSSTMTTIYGHLDRSIKIDFNENLNHNDDAEQMKKISINSNQKPQQHQRQTDHRNSLPSGSLWNNVETARNFDFQQNSYVRPFSIIDRNSFDFDTSKINVDHALKYGQNHLNQSNNGLSSMQIDGNQILNEQPKLNDKSNINRVITEPINMDMNETDLVKYLAKIPSADPNCPSIAKTIKYDYDDVDNNGPISNNDDINNNNNKSNKKNPSINTRLRYIQNIGDEDERNRILIARLLAELSYEKNKNKMALKSTMDTVDDDDDDDDQKTTTINGLRNKNLIETNVEYI; encoded by the exons atggataataatcatcgacAAAATATGCTCAAACAGcagccacaacaacaacaatcattatccgttaatcatttgattaataaaatttgctgttcaataataaatcgtttacaaaaatcattacattgtgtatcatcatcgatacagGAACTGCATCAATTATCCGATGGTCATGTATTATcggaattgattgaattatttgaaGATATTGTCATTATTCGTGCTTCGAATCATCACGAATGTTTATATGGAAATGAATcacaaaaacagcaacaacaacaacaacgttcGAAACCATTgcaaagacaaaaaaatcagaataatattgattatgTTGAACAATGGCTACAGATTGAAGGCATCCGCATCGATGCTAAACGTTCGATACGAGAATTGTTTGCCGAAATGGAACGTGGCCAACGTGAATTGAATGGTTTTTTCCAgtattataatcaaatgtCACATGATTCGTCAACATCGACATCGGACTTTGAATTATTGATCAGAAATCAGCAGAACACAATTTATGAAAGATCAATAGCATATATAGCCACACTTTGTTatgcaataataacaatattcATCAGATATGATCACATATTTCGTACATTTATTGCCGATTATAATTTCAaagtttatgatgatgaattgttgCATATTTTATTCTACacaaaatggaaattaaCTGAAGAAGAATTGTTATTGAAAGATTTGGAATATATGCATCTAAAAGATCATTGTGATTTATTGGAATTGCAGCTaagacaaatgaaaatccagcaacaacaacaacaacaacagcagcagcagcagcagctgagAATAATGTCTGAAATTCCGGAaacaataaatcaaaatgtaaacatgaaaatgatgagtTCTGCAGAAATAAGGGGCGATAATTCGAATCAAAGTTCATTATtgacaatatcatcattgaatgaattagatttggttgattcatcaacaatgaccACAATTTATGGTCATTTGGAtcgatcaataaaaattgatttcaatgaaaatttaaatcacaatgatgatgcagaacaaatgaaaaaaatttcaataaattcaaatcaaaaaccaCAACAGCATCAACGACAAACTGATCATCGAAATTCATTGCCGTCTGGTTCATTGTGGAATAATGTTGAAACAGCaagaaattttgattttcaacaaaattcttaTGTTCGACCATTTTCGATTATTGATagaaattcattcgattttgataCGAGtaaaatcaatgttgatcATGCATTAAAATATGGTCAAAATCATctgaatcaatcg AATAATGGCTTGTCATCAATGCAAATTGATGGAAACCAGATCCTCAATGAACAACCAAAACTGAATGATAAAAGCAATATAAATCGAGTTATTACTGAACCAATCAATATGGATATGAATGAAACTGATCTAGTTAAATATTTGGCTAAAATTCCAAGTGCCGATCCAAATTGTCCATCAATAGctaaaacaatcaaatatgactatgatgatgttgataataatggaccGATATCCAATAACGAcgacatcaacaacaacaacaacaaatcaaacaaaaaaaatccatcaatcaatacaCGATTACGATACATACAGAACATtggtgatgaagatgaacgGAACAGAATATTGATTGCACGATTATTGGCTGAATTAtcgtatgaaaaaaataagaataaaatggCCTTGAAATCCACTATGGATactgtagatgatgatgatgatgatgatgatcaaaaaacaacaacaatcaatggtTTACGGAATAAGAATTTAATCGAAACAAATGTTGAatacatttga